The following coding sequences lie in one Ostrinia nubilalis chromosome 2, ilOstNubi1.1, whole genome shotgun sequence genomic window:
- the LOC135082315 gene encoding large ribosomal subunit protein uL2 codes for MGRVIRAQRKGAGSVFVSHTKKRKGAPKLRSLDYAERHGYIKGVVKDIIHDPGRGAPLAVVHFRDPYKFKTRKELFIAPEGLYTGQFVYCGKKATLEVGNVMPVGAMPEGTIVCNLEEKMGDRGRLARASGNFATVIGHNPDAKRTRVKLPSGAKKVLPSSNRGMVGIVAGGGRIDKPILKAGRAYHKYKVKRNCWPYVRGVTMNPVEHPHGGGNHQHIGKASTVKRGTSAGRKVGLIAARRTGRIRGGKTDTKKEA; via the exons ATGGGTCGTGTGATTCGTGCTCAGCGTAAAGGTGCCGGCTCAGTCTTCGTTTCACACACGAAGAAAAGGAAAGGAGCGCCTAAACTCCGCTCCTTGGATTATGCCGAACGTCATGGATACATCAAGGGTGTAGTGAAG GATATCATCCACGACCCCGGCCGAGGAGCACCTCTGGCGGTTGTTCACTTCCGTGACCCCTACAAGTTTAAGACGCGCAAGGAACTGTTCATTGCTCCCGAGGGTCTCTACACTGGCCAGTTCGTATACTGCGGAAAGAAGGCTACACTTGAAGTTG gtAATGTCATGCCCGTGGGTGCTATGCCTGAGGGTACCATTGTATGCAACTTGGAAGAGAAGATGGGTGACCGAGGCCGACTAGCCCGTGCTTCCGGAAACTTTGCCACCGTTATCGGACACAATCCTGATGCCAAACGTACCAGGGTAAAGCTTCCTTCTGGAGCCAAGAAAGTTCTCCCATCAAGCAACAGAGGAATGGTTG GTATTGTCGCTGGTGGTGGACGTATTGACAAACCCATCCTGAAGGCTGGGCGTGCGTACCACAAGTATAAGGTGAAGCGTAACTGCTGGCCGTACGTGCGTGGTGTTACCATGAACCCTGTGGAGCATCCTCACGGAGGTGGTAACCATCAACACATTG GTAAGGCATCGACTGTCAAGCGAGGAACATCAGCCGGTCGCAAGGTCGGTCTTATTGCTGCGCGCAGGACCGGAAGAATTCGTGGTGGCAAGACCGACACCAAGAAGGAGgcgtaa